The Candidatus Sysuiplasma jiujiangense genome includes the window CGTCCTCCCCTATCTTGACCATATATCCCGGAACGGTCAACCGTCTCGACTGCATGCTTATATGACCGTGAACAATAAACTGTCTCGCCTGTTCCACGCTTCTTGCCATTCCCTTCTTGAGTATAATCGTCTGAAGTCTTCTGGACAGGACCTCTTCTATGTTTATCAGAAGCAGATCGTTGAGATCTGCTGTCTCGTTGACAAGACCGAGCCTCTTGCATTTTGCCAGAAGAAGCTCTGTTTCCTTCCGTGCCTGTTCGTCTCCGGCCCTGTTGCGCGCCTGAAGAGATCTGGACTGTCTTCTCACTTCCCTGAGGAAAGACTGGGCCTTCCATAACTCCTTCTTGTTCTTCAGTCCGTACTTGAAAACGAGATTGCTCTCCCTC containing:
- a CDS encoding 30S ribosomal protein S4, with the protein product MGDPKFPVRKYDRPSHPWEGERIKRESNLVFKYGLKNKKELWKAQSFLREVRRQSRSLQARNRAGDEQARKETELLLAKCKRLGLVNETADLNDLLLINIEEVLSRRLQTIILKKGMARSVEQARQFIVHGHISMQSRRLTVPGYMVKIGEDESIAYSPTSPISGDMHPMRPAPDFVGVLKEKRPDREEGRNSKFSRRRSFVPPVVQKVVKKEIKKDVVLKEAVEAVEVKEDVPLQDAVPDDTEADK